AAAGAAGGGTGGATATTACCGGTAGATACTTTGAAATTGTTGAGGCCTGATCCAAAAGGTGTGTCAATTTCGTTTGCGAATGGCATAATGCATAAAGAAAAACAAAACTCTGAAGGATTAAAAAGGATTTTAGAAGTAAATGCACTGTCTACTAGTTGGAGAAAGACGTTTGAAAAGCGTATTAGGGGTGAAGAAATAAGTACGAAGGAGCGACTTGAAGGAACAAAATAATAAGTGAATAATATTTTTATAAATGGTGCATTTCTATTAGTAATAAGTTAATTAGAAAGCACCATTTGTATATAATAAACTTATTAATATTCAAAAATCTTTATATGAGTTTATTTGACTTATTTTTAAATAGTCAAAACAAAAAATAAATTAGACTATTTTTTTTTGTTTTATGATAATATATTGATTTGAAAGGCCTATTATTCTAGGATTATAGGTCATATAAATATATCTAATTTAATGGAATCGACGTATGGAGGGACAATATGGAGAATGTTGATAATTTTGCAAATATTCTATTAGAAGAACCGAAAAGAGGGCAGTTATTTCCTTTATTTGAAGAAGTGTTTGGGATTACAAGTCAAACATTGCATGATTTTTCAGCGAAAGGATATTGGGATTATACATATAAAGCATTATCATTTTTACAAGATGATAAAGCGATTGCAAATGTTGCGGCATTTTCACTTCCGCTTTTAATTAATGGTGAAAAAATAAATGCAGCGGGTATTCAATCAGTAATGACACATCCGAATTATCGTAGACGAGGATTAATGAAACAATTGTTTAGTAAGATGATAGAGGAAATTGATGAGCAATGCGAGTGTGCGGTCTTGTTTACTGAAAATCCGGAACTATATAAACCATTTGGTTTTCAAATTGTGCAAGAATATTTGATGACAGTATCATACGAAAACAAGAGTGATAAAGATTCTCAACTTAAAAAGTTAGATTTTTATAATGAAGAGGATAGACAATTAATACATGAGATTATTGAAAATGGCCAAAGGCTTTCTAATAAATTTTCAACGTTAAATTACCGCTCTTCGTTTTATTTAAATATGTATGATTCAACATGGAATGAAAACCTTTATTATTCAGAGAAATTAGATGCGCTGATTGTTTTTACAGTAGAAAATCAAAAACTAAAATTATTTGGAGTATTTGCGCCGGTAATTCCGATTTTAGATGAATTATGTGAGGAAATCTCTGGGGAATTTACGGAGATTGAATTTTATTTCTACCCAGATCAATTAGGAATTGATGATGTACAATATACAGAATTACAGACTAGTAAGTATTTAATGGTTCGAAGTAATAAAGAATTAGATTTTAAAGGTTATAAATTCCCGGTATTAACTGAGTTTTAAATATGAATTTAAATGCTTTTTTATGGAGGAATTATGAAAACATCATATATACCAAATCATATTGAGCAACTTACTGTAATGAACGCACCTAAATTTTACAAACTTGAAGACAATGATACATTCATTGTCCATTCGAAAGAAGAAACAGATTTTTGGCTGAAAACCCATTATGGTTTTGAAGTAATGAATGGCCATGTATTTTATGATGAGATAATGACAGATTTTCAGGCTGAAGTTCAATTGCGC
This Bacillus mycoides DNA region includes the following protein-coding sequences:
- a CDS encoding GNAT family N-acetyltransferase, with amino-acid sequence MENVDNFANILLEEPKRGQLFPLFEEVFGITSQTLHDFSAKGYWDYTYKALSFLQDDKAIANVAAFSLPLLINGEKINAAGIQSVMTHPNYRRRGLMKQLFSKMIEEIDEQCECAVLFTENPELYKPFGFQIVQEYLMTVSYENKSDKDSQLKKLDFYNEEDRQLIHEIIENGQRLSNKFSTLNYRSSFYLNMYDSTWNENLYYSEKLDALIVFTVENQKLKLFGVFAPVIPILDELCEEISGEFTEIEFYFYPDQLGIDDVQYTELQTSKYLMVRSNKELDFKGYKFPVLTEF